A window of the Cicer arietinum cultivar CDC Frontier isolate Library 1 chromosome 6, Cicar.CDCFrontier_v2.0, whole genome shotgun sequence genome harbors these coding sequences:
- the LOC101489320 gene encoding BTB/POZ and MATH domain-containing protein 3 yields the protein MGERKGESWEEWSWSRSVSETVNGSHELTIKGYSLAKGMGPGKYITSDTFTVGGYDWAVYFYPDGKNPEDNSVYVSVFIALASDGTDVRALFKLTLLDQTPKGNHKVHSHFDRPLESGPYTLKYRGSMWGYKRFFRRSLLENSEYLKNDCLVMHCTVGVVKTRFEGSKQGVIVPAPDMGRDFKSLFESQVGCDMVFKVKSESFKAHKLILAARSPVFRAQFFGLVGDPCLEEVVVEDIEPFIFKAMLLFIYSDKLPDIDEVMGSIPMCSYTVMVQHLLAAADLYNLDRLKMLCESKLSEEINTETVATTLALAEQHHCPQLKAICLKFIANPTNLGAVMQSEAFLHLKESCPSMLLELLETFASVDDNSGPTLTRKRSGSSIYGQDLADGGAAESVNPNGRRVRRRT from the exons ATGGGAGAGCGAAAGGGGGAATCATGGGAAGAGTGGTCATGGTCACGCTCCGTAAGCGAAACAGTAAACGGGTCACACGAATTAACGATAAAGGGTTATTCTTTAGCTAAAGGAATGGGTCCCGGAAAATACATCACTAGCGACACTTTCACCGTTGGTGGTTACGATTGGGCCGTTTACTTTTACCCTGATGGAAAAAATCCTGAAGATAATTCTGTTTACGTTTCAGTTTTCATTGCACTTGCTAGCGATGGTACCGATGTCAGGGCTCTTTTCAAATTAACGTTGCTGGATCAAACACCAAAGGGTAACCATAAAGTTCATAGCCACTTCGATCGTCCACTTGAGAGTGGTCCTTATACTTTAAAGTACAGAGGCAGCATGTG GGGTTACAAGCGATTTTTTAGGCGGTCGCTGTTGGAGAATTCGGAGTATTTGAAGAATGATTGTCTTGTCATGCACTGCACGGTTGGTGTTGTCAAGACACGTTTTGAAGGTTCCAAACAAGGTGTTATTGTGCCTGCTCCAGATATGGGTCGTGATTTTAAGAGCTTGTTTGAATCTCAAGTTGGTTGTGACATGGTTTTTAAGGTCAAGAGTGAAAGCTTCAAGGCTCATAAGTTGATTCTTGCTGCCCGTTCGCCTGTGTTTAGAGCTCAGTTTTTTGGACTTGTTGGGGATCCTTGCTTAGAGGAAGTAGTGGTAGAAGATATCGAGCCCTTTATCTTCAAG GCAATGCTTCTCTTCATTTACTCCGACAAACTTCCTGACATCGATGAGGTTATGGGCTCTATACCTATGTGCTCTTATACTGTCATGGTGCAGCATCTCTTGGCTGCTGCTGATCTCTATAATCTTGACAGGCTAAAAATGTTATGTGAATCAAAGTTGTCTGAAGAAATCAATACGGAGACCGTAGCCACAACACTTGCCCTGGCCGAGCAACATCACTGCCCACAGCTCAAGGCAATCTGTTTAAAATTTATTGCAAATCCGACAAACTTGGGAG CTGTAATGCAATCTGAAGCTTTTTTACATTTGAAAGAGAGCTGCCCCTCAATGTTATTGGAATTGCTAGAGACATTTGCATCAGTGGATGATAACTCAGGTCCAACGTTGACCAGGAAGAGAAGTGGCAGTAGCATATATGGGCAAGATTTAGCAGATGGAGGGGCTGCAGAATCAGTTAATCCAAATGGAAGGCGTGTCAGAAGGCGGACATAA